A genomic window from Glaciihabitans sp. INWT7 includes:
- a CDS encoding M50 family metallopeptidase produces MPIPVPVLLAIVAVAATLSLPRASWQYFGLFATLVHKLGHAVAAILTGRVVHGIRIRRNHSGDALSSGRGILGTVVSGVFGYPAPAIVGAAQLWSVFSGYTAIALFVGGILLVLTMLVIRNAFGAVVVLASAAISALLWFFAPPTVQGYALLIIGIALLVGAVRALGTVLAVHLRHRDQLSTSDAYLLYRRTGIPSPFWLLIFALLIGGCVVAALAAYLASSPPA; encoded by the coding sequence GTGCCCATCCCCGTGCCGGTTCTGCTGGCTATCGTGGCGGTCGCCGCCACCCTCAGCCTCCCGCGGGCAAGCTGGCAGTATTTCGGACTCTTCGCGACACTGGTGCACAAACTCGGGCATGCGGTCGCCGCGATCCTCACCGGGCGGGTCGTCCACGGCATCCGCATCCGCCGCAATCACTCCGGTGATGCACTGAGCAGCGGACGCGGCATACTCGGCACCGTCGTGAGCGGAGTCTTCGGCTATCCGGCGCCCGCGATCGTCGGCGCAGCCCAACTCTGGAGTGTCTTCAGCGGCTACACCGCGATCGCCCTCTTCGTGGGCGGGATCCTTCTGGTGCTCACCATGCTGGTGATCCGGAACGCCTTCGGTGCCGTCGTCGTACTCGCCTCCGCGGCGATCAGCGCTCTTCTCTGGTTCTTCGCCCCACCGACGGTTCAGGGCTATGCCCTTCTGATAATCGGAATCGCGCTGTTGGTAGGCGCTGTGCGAGCCCTGGGCACGGTGCTCGCCGTGCATCTGCGCCATCGCGACCAGCTCTCCACCTCGGACGCCTATCTGCTCTATCGCCGCACTGGCATCCCGTCGCCGTTCTGGCTGCTCATCTTCGCCCTGCTGATCGGCGGATGCGTCGTGGCGGCGCTGGCCGCCTACCTGGCGTCGTCACCACCGGCGTGA
- a CDS encoding cation:proton antiporter regulatory subunit: MSVRVEKIDLPGIGTRHDVITKKGRRIGVVSHRSGERELALFGVDDPDEAVDSIALTDDEAAALADVLGASLMLGQLAGIREQAAGLFTEQLLISAGSPYAGEVLGATKARTRTHTSIVAIVRGADVIPSPTPDTPLSAGDTIVAVGTRPGLDALARVLTDG; this comes from the coding sequence GTGAGCGTACGAGTCGAAAAAATCGATCTGCCGGGAATCGGCACCCGTCACGATGTGATCACCAAGAAGGGTCGTCGCATCGGTGTCGTTTCCCATCGATCGGGTGAACGCGAGCTCGCACTGTTCGGGGTGGATGACCCGGACGAAGCCGTCGATTCCATCGCGCTGACCGACGATGAGGCCGCCGCCCTCGCCGATGTGCTCGGAGCCTCCCTGATGCTGGGGCAGCTCGCAGGCATCCGCGAACAGGCCGCGGGCCTCTTCACCGAGCAGCTTCTTATTTCCGCGGGATCGCCCTACGCCGGTGAGGTGCTCGGCGCAACGAAGGCACGCACCCGCACGCACACTTCGATCGTCGCGATAGTGCGGGGAGCTGATGTCATCCCCTCCCCCACCCCGGACACTCCCCTCTCCGCCGGCGACACCATCGTCGCGGTCGGCACCCGTCCGGGGCTCGATGCCCTCGCCCGTGTTCTCACCGACGGCTGA
- a CDS encoding cation:proton antiporter encodes MHDAALLLIEVGAVLLGLSLLSRLADRIGISAIPFYLLAGLAFGVGGFVPLDAGNEFFSFGSELGVILLLVMLGLEYSPTELITSLKRSRRAGILDALLNALPGAARALILGWGPVAAVALAGITWVSSSGVIAKVLRDLRRLGNRETPTILSILVIEDLAMAFYLPVLSALVIGAGVLAGATALVVAVLVVTVILFLALRHGRVISRLFAADHAESLLLGVLGLTMLVAGIAQEVNVSAAVGAFLVGIALSGRVAHNAQHLLSPLRDLFAAVFFVFFGLSTEPTSIPPVLLPAAILAVITMATKTFTGYRAAAAAGIGVPGRWRTGFALTPRGEFSIVIAGLAAGSGIEPRLAPLATAYVLLTVIAGPLLARMTDAAWFRRRVGARQMRVRAAAVASEPG; translated from the coding sequence ATGCATGACGCCGCCCTCCTGCTCATCGAAGTCGGGGCCGTGCTGCTCGGTCTCAGCCTCCTGTCACGACTGGCCGACCGCATCGGCATCTCCGCCATCCCCTTCTATCTGTTGGCGGGCCTCGCATTCGGAGTGGGCGGGTTCGTGCCCCTCGACGCCGGCAACGAGTTCTTCAGCTTCGGGAGCGAGCTGGGCGTGATTCTGCTTCTGGTTATGCTCGGATTGGAATATTCCCCGACCGAGCTGATCACCAGCCTCAAACGGTCACGCCGGGCGGGCATCCTGGATGCCCTGCTCAATGCGCTGCCCGGTGCGGCTCGTGCACTGATCCTCGGGTGGGGGCCGGTCGCAGCCGTCGCGCTGGCGGGGATCACCTGGGTGTCGTCCTCCGGCGTGATCGCCAAGGTGCTGCGGGATCTGCGGCGGCTCGGAAACCGGGAGACGCCGACGATCCTGTCGATCCTCGTGATCGAGGACCTCGCGATGGCGTTCTACCTCCCCGTGCTCTCGGCCCTGGTGATCGGCGCCGGTGTGCTCGCGGGAGCGACCGCCCTCGTCGTGGCCGTGCTGGTGGTGACGGTGATTCTCTTCCTCGCCCTGAGACACGGGCGGGTGATCTCCCGGCTGTTCGCCGCCGACCACGCGGAATCCCTCCTCCTCGGCGTGCTCGGACTCACCATGCTCGTCGCCGGCATCGCCCAGGAGGTCAACGTGTCCGCCGCGGTGGGCGCCTTCCTGGTGGGGATCGCCCTGTCGGGGCGGGTGGCGCACAATGCCCAGCACCTGCTGTCTCCCCTCCGCGATCTCTTCGCGGCGGTGTTCTTCGTCTTCTTCGGCCTGTCCACCGAGCCGACCAGCATCCCGCCGGTGCTGCTGCCGGCGGCGATCCTCGCGGTGATCACCATGGCGACGAAGACCTTCACCGGGTACCGGGCGGCCGCGGCGGCGGGCATCGGCGTGCCTGGCCGGTGGCGCACCGGTTTCGCCCTCACGCCTCGCGGTGAGTTCTCGATAGTTATCGCCGGCCTCGCCGCCGGTTCCGGCATCGAGCCACGACTGGCCCCCCTCGCCACGGCGTACGTGCTGCTGACCGTCATCGCCGGTCCGCTCCTGGCCCGGATGACGGATGCCGCGTGGTTCCGCCGCCGGGTCGGTGCCCGGCAGATGCGCGTGCGCGCGGCCGCGGTCGCGTCGGAGCCGGGCTGA
- a CDS encoding DUF1653 domain-containing protein, with amino-acid sequence MDESLPDIPTGTYRHYKGNLYEVIGEATHSETEESLVVYRALYGQFGLWVRPREMFLGDVEVDGRSVRRFAPVEG; translated from the coding sequence ATGGACGAATCGCTGCCCGACATCCCGACAGGAACCTACCGCCACTACAAGGGCAACCTGTACGAGGTTATCGGGGAGGCAACGCACTCGGAGACCGAGGAGTCCCTCGTCGTCTACCGCGCGCTCTACGGGCAGTTCGGGCTCTGGGTGCGGCCTCGCGAGATGTTCCTCGGCGACGTCGAGGTGGATGGTCGAAGCGTGCGTCGGTTCGCGCCCGTGGAAGGCTGA
- a CDS encoding endonuclease/exonuclease/phosphatase family protein — translation MTDIPLLGPVIAPELQVMTFNIRRRMPRLLPGNPDRWVKRRPLVARLLESEAPTIIGVQEALPDQAGFLRHALGRSYRPIGFGRNADKRGEGCPLFYDAHRLQLLQWEQTALSDTPAAPGSTTWGNKVPRVLVDAIFRDRETDLELRVMNTHFDHRSRNARIHSASLVRALVADDSLPTVLTGDFNTSVGSLPFEEITHGGTLVDTWAVAVERVTDAWGTFPDYKPPRLDHKRIDWILATAGIRVAKTGVNVTRFDGSWPSDHAPVQAIISLPG, via the coding sequence GTGACGGACATCCCCCTCCTCGGCCCCGTCATCGCGCCAGAACTTCAGGTGATGACTTTCAACATCCGTCGGAGGATGCCGCGCTTGCTGCCCGGCAACCCGGACCGCTGGGTCAAGCGTCGCCCGCTAGTCGCTCGACTTCTCGAGTCGGAGGCGCCCACGATCATCGGCGTTCAGGAGGCTCTGCCCGATCAGGCCGGGTTTCTTCGGCACGCCCTTGGGCGCAGCTATCGCCCCATCGGGTTTGGACGAAACGCCGACAAACGGGGAGAGGGGTGCCCCCTTTTCTACGATGCACACCGGCTCCAGCTGCTGCAGTGGGAGCAGACCGCGCTCTCCGATACCCCGGCGGCCCCCGGCTCCACCACCTGGGGCAACAAAGTGCCTCGGGTGCTCGTGGATGCGATCTTTCGCGATCGGGAGACCGACCTCGAGTTGCGGGTGATGAACACGCACTTCGATCACCGGTCCCGAAATGCGCGCATCCATTCCGCCTCCCTGGTGCGGGCCCTCGTCGCCGACGATTCTCTCCCCACCGTGCTCACGGGCGACTTCAACACCAGCGTCGGCTCGCTGCCTTTCGAGGAGATCACGCACGGGGGAACACTCGTCGACACGTGGGCTGTCGCGGTCGAACGGGTGACGGATGCCTGGGGCACCTTCCCCGACTACAAGCCACCAAGACTCGATCACAAGCGGATCGACTGGATCCTCGCGACAGCTGGTATCCGGGTGGCGAAGACAGGCGTCAACGTCACCAGGTTCGACGGCAGCTGGCCCTCGGACCACGCACCGGTGCAGGCGATCATCTCCCTTCCCGGGTAG